A stretch of Cicer arietinum cultivar CDC Frontier isolate Library 1 chromosome 5, Cicar.CDCFrontier_v2.0, whole genome shotgun sequence DNA encodes these proteins:
- the LOC105853099 gene encoding uncharacterized protein produces the protein MAASLKEMTSNFVKLEKFDGGNFIRWQKKMKFLLTTLKVVYVLNTTRPLEKEVETLADTRERQKWDNDDYICMGHILNGMSDSLFDIYQSSISAKELWEKLESRYMQEDATSKKFLVSQFINYKMVDSKSVMEQRHEIEYILNNYKQHKMHMDETIIVSSIIDKLPPSWKDFKKSMKHKKEDISLEQLVYLCEDEVRPLRRVKGLDS, from the exons ATGGCTGCATCACTCAAAGAAATGACTtctaattttgtgaagttgGAGAAATTCGATGGAGGAAATTTTATCCGTTGgcagaaaaagatgaaatttctCCTTACAACTTTGAAGGTGGTGTATGTTCTGAACACCACAAGACCGCTGGAGAAGGAAGTGGAAACATTAGCAGATACAAGAGAAAGGCAAAAGTGGGACAATGATGACTATATATGCATGGGTCATATTCTCAACGGAATGTCTGACTCCTTGTTCGATATATATCAAAGCAGCATCTCTGCAAAGGAACTATGGGAGAAATTAGAGTCAAGATACATGCAAGAAGACGCTACAAGTAAGAAGTTTCTTGTTTctcaatttattaattataaaatggttGATAGTAAATCAGTAATGGAACAAAGGCATGAAATTGAATATATTCTTAATAACTACAAACAACATAAGATGCACATGGATGAAACCATTATTGTATCCTCCATAATAGACAAACTTCCACCTTCGTggaaagatttcaaaaaatctATGAAACATAAGAAAGAGGACATATCACTTGAGCAATTGG TCTACCTATGTGAGGATGAAGTGAGGCCGCTTCGAAGAGTTAAAGGgcttgactcttaa